In one window of Toxotes jaculatrix isolate fToxJac2 chromosome 10, fToxJac2.pri, whole genome shotgun sequence DNA:
- the qdpra gene encoding quinoid dihydropteridine reductase a produces MAANRVIVYGGKGALGSNIVQHFKSKGWWVACIDMAANEEANENVIVKMSDCFTEQAEQVTADVAQLLGEQKVDAILCVAGGWAGGKCSSKDLYKNTDLMWKQSVWTSTISSHLAALHLKPGGLLTLAGAKAALSGTGGMVGYGMAKAAVHQLCQSLAAKNSGLPSDAAAVAILPVTLDTPMNRKFMPDADFSSWTPLEYIAEIFFNWATGVNRPASGSLMQLLTSGGETQAVATQ; encoded by the exons ATGGCTGCAAACCGGGTGATCGTGTACGGTGGAAAAGGCGCTCTGGGCTCCAACATTGTCCAACACTTCAAATCCAAAGGATGG TGGGTCGCTTGCATCGACATGGCTGCAAATGAGGAGGCTAATGAAAACGTGATAGTGAAGATGAGCGACTGTTTCACTGAGCAGGCGGAACAG gtgACGGCAGACGTGGCCCAGTTGCTAGGGGAACAAAAAGTAGATGCCATCTTGTGTGTGGCAGGAGGATGGGCAGGAGGAAAATGTAGTTCCAAAG AtttatacaaaaacacagatctaATGTGGAAACAGAGTGTGTGGACCTCCACCATCTCCAGCCACCTCGCTGCTCTGCACCTGAAACCAGGCGGACTGTTGACTTTGGCCGGAGCTAAAGCGGCTCTGTCAGGCACCGGGG GCATGGTAGGCTACGGCATGGCCAAAGCTGCCGTCCACCAGCTGTGTCAGAGTCTAGCAGCAAAAAACAGCGGGTTGCCGTCAGACGCCGCTGCTGTGGCCATACTTCC GGTTACCTTGGATACGCCGATGAACAGGAAGTTCATGCCTGACGCAGATTTCAGTTCCTGGACACCGCTGGAGTACATTGCAGA AATTTTTTTCAACTGGGCCACTGGGGTGAACCGGCCGGCGTCGGGAAGCCTGATGCAGCTGCTGACCTCCGGAGGCGAAACCCAGGCTGTGGCCACTCAGTAG